The stretch of DNA CGCGCAGGCCGGTCGGTTCGTCCGGAGCGCAGCGACCGATCAGCTCGAGCAGCGGGTAAAAGGCCTGTTTCACCGCCGCTCCGGCCTGCGGTGCGGCAGCGACGATGCCCAGGCGCGGGGCGAGCTCGGGGTAGCGGGCCCCCCAGTGCAGGGTTTGCATGCCGCCCAGCGAGGGGCCGAGCACGGCGTACCACCCGCGAATGCCGAGCTGCTGCATCAGGGCACGCTGCAGTTCGACCACGTCGCCCAGCCCGAAATCCGGAAAGCGTGCGCCCCAGGGCTGACCGTCGGGCGCAGCGGTGTCGGGGCCGCTGGTGATCACGCGCGGGTCGCGCGACTGCACGTTGGCCGGGGTGTTGAGGCACACCACGAAAAAGCGGTCCGTGTCGATGGCCCGTCCGGGTCCGATCAGGGCGTCCCACCAGCCGGGCTGTTCGAGCTCGCTGCGGCTGTAGCGCCCGGCAGCGTGCATGGTACCGGTGTAGTAATGACAGATCAGCACGGCGTTGTCGCGGCGGGCGTTCAGGCGGCCGTAGCTCTCGGCTCCCAGCCGAATGGGCAGCCGCGCACCGCTGTCAAAACGGTGCTCGGTTTCGAGCACCAAAGCCTCGGGTTTCATGCGGTCAGCCTACGACCGGTCGCGTTACAGCGGCATCACGCCATCTCGTGAACCGTTTCACGGACGGGTGTTACGGCGCTGTAATTGCGACGCGTTACTCTGGACGCACAAACTCACAATCTGCCCCAGGCGGGCAAAAAAAGGAGTTACCATGCCCCACATCGGCCCGACTGTCGTGCCCGGCAGCACCCTACCTGGAGGTCTGCCATGACTGCACCCGTCCGCCTTCCCCTCGAGCGGCTCGATATCGCGACCGCTCGTCTGCGCATGCACGTCCGCGCACGCGGAACCGGCG from Deinobacterium chartae encodes:
- a CDS encoding alpha/beta fold hydrolase, with amino-acid sequence MKPEALVLETEHRFDSGARLPIRLGAESYGRLNARRDNAVLICHYYTGTMHAAGRYSRSELEQPGWWDALIGPGRAIDTDRFFVVCLNTPANVQSRDPRVITSGPDTAAPDGQPWGARFPDFGLGDVVELQRALMQQLGIRGWYAVLGPSLGGMQTLHWGARYPELAPRLGIVAAAPQAGAAVKQAFYPLLELIGRCAPDEPTGLREALRLISFFGLGSDGLRRNFEIPDLDFETYLGSRAQVASLQHILAIGRMVCQHDLEVYRPLPETARMWAARGTRVLTVAVRGDQFFSAGHIRAFAGLLAHEGVSSAHLEVDSELGHLACVSETVLFEAAVRELLA